Proteins encoded in a region of the Actinomycetota bacterium genome:
- the rpmI gene encoding 50S ribosomal protein L35: MPKMKTHRGAAKRFEITGGGKIKRRKAYGSHLLSKKSATRKRGYRSKAEVSEHDADNVKKLLRRG, from the coding sequence ATGCCCAAGATGAAGACACACCGGGGAGCGGCCAAGAGGTTTGAGATAACCGGTGGCGGCAAAATAAAACGCAGGAAGGCGTACGGGAGTCACCTGCTCTCTAAGAAGAGCGCCACCCGTAAGCGCGGCTACCGTTCCAAGGCCGAAGTCTCCGAGCACGACGCGGACAACGTAAAGAAGCTCTTGAGGCGGGGATAG
- the rplT gene encoding 50S ribosomal protein L20 — translation MSRTRHSVARKKRKKKVMSMAKGYRGARSRSYRSANEQVMHSLQYAYRDRRNKKRDLRRLWIARINAAARQNGISYSRFIQGMKLADIEVNRKLLAEMAVSDPDSFAALAQKAKDQLEKEPQAKEASA, via the coding sequence ATGTCCAGGACAAGACATTCCGTGGCGAGGAAAAAGAGAAAAAAGAAGGTCATGAGCATGGCCAAGGGCTACCGCGGCGCCCGCAGCAGGTCTTACCGCAGCGCCAACGAGCAGGTCATGCATTCCCTGCAATACGCTTACCGCGACCGCCGCAACAAGAAGAGGGACTTACGGCGGCTGTGGATTGCGCGCATCAACGCTGCCGCAAGGCAGAACGGCATCTCTTACAGCAGGTTCATCCAGGGAATGAAACTGGCGGACATCGAGGTCAACCGCAAGTTGCTGGCCGAGATGGCCGTCTCCGACCCCGACTCCTTCGCGGCACTGGCGCAGAAGGCCAAGGATCAGCTGGAGAAAGAGCCGCAGGCAAAGGAGGCGAGTGCCTGA
- a CDS encoding RNA methyltransferase, producing the protein MPDGVRLSGVIESPKNERVRRYRRLRKKNFRYREGLFIVEGLQCVAEALLSSHVPECLISNENGAQALAAYTDIIREKNVPFLTASDEVIASLSDTVTPQGMIAVSPLVHVELEDIVSGGASPLLIASRVRDPGNLGTMIRIADAAGAGGMVVCAESADLYNPKTVRSTAGSIFHFPIAVGADIPATLRVLRDEGYMVLAADAHTGRGMWDIAWPDKLALVVGNEAWGIPPEEAAMMDGLVKIPMLGRAESLNVAAAAAVLLYEAARSRQAGLVEEGDR; encoded by the coding sequence GTGCCTGATGGGGTTCGCCTGTCCGGCGTGATCGAGAGCCCTAAGAACGAGCGCGTAAGGCGCTACCGCCGCCTGCGCAAGAAGAACTTCCGCTACCGGGAAGGCCTGTTCATCGTGGAGGGACTGCAATGCGTGGCGGAGGCGCTGCTCTCGTCCCACGTGCCGGAATGCCTAATCAGCAATGAGAACGGAGCGCAGGCCCTTGCCGCCTATACAGACATCATCCGCGAAAAAAACGTGCCTTTCCTCACCGCCAGCGACGAGGTCATCGCGAGCCTGTCGGACACCGTAACCCCACAGGGGATGATCGCCGTATCTCCCCTGGTCCACGTGGAGCTGGAGGACATAGTGAGCGGGGGAGCATCGCCCCTGCTGATCGCGAGCAGGGTGAGGGACCCGGGGAACCTGGGGACCATGATCAGGATAGCCGACGCGGCGGGGGCCGGCGGGATGGTGGTCTGTGCGGAGAGCGCGGATCTCTACAACCCGAAGACGGTGAGGAGCACCGCGGGGTCGATCTTCCACTTTCCCATAGCCGTCGGCGCGGATATCCCCGCCACCCTGCGCGTGCTGCGGGACGAGGGATACATGGTGCTGGCGGCGGACGCGCACACAGGACGGGGCATGTGGGATATCGCGTGGCCCGACAAGCTGGCACTGGTAGTGGGCAACGAGGCCTGGGGCATACCCCCGGAAGAGGCTGCCATGATGGACGGGCTGGTCAAGATACCCATGCTCGGCAGGGCCGAGTCCCTGAACGTGGCCGCGGCGGCGGCCGTGCTGCTCTACGAGGCTGCCAGGTCGAGACAAGCAGGACTGGTCGAGGAGGGAGATAGATAG
- the pheS gene encoding phenylalanine--tRNA ligase subunit alpha, whose amino-acid sequence MAQQSFLDELGADPGLGGIYEEARAALDGAASTAALEEVRVAFLGRKGKLSVLLQGIKSLAPEDRRRVGRLGNLLKGWLEESLEEKGRVLREGEMNDALARDRVDVTLPGRIMPTGTRHLLSRIITEIEDIFIGMGYRVVEGPEVELDYYNFEALNTPAWHPSKSLSDTFYVDVPGSGRNDILLRTHTSPVQIRVMEKTPPPLYVIASGKAYRRDVPDATHTPMFHQVEGLAVDEGISLGDLKGTLEVFARRMFGEERDVRFRPHFFPFTEPSAEVDISCNICGGHGCKVCGGTGWLEILGCGMVDPNVFGYVGYDPEEISGFAFGMGVERIALLKYGVPDIRYFFDNDLRLLRQY is encoded by the coding sequence ATGGCGCAGCAGTCTTTCCTGGACGAGCTAGGGGCCGATCCCGGTCTGGGCGGCATTTACGAGGAAGCGAGGGCGGCCCTGGATGGCGCCGCCAGCACGGCCGCCCTCGAGGAAGTACGCGTGGCTTTCCTGGGACGAAAAGGGAAGCTCTCCGTTCTACTGCAGGGCATCAAGAGCCTCGCGCCCGAGGACAGACGCCGCGTTGGCCGCCTCGGCAATCTGCTCAAGGGCTGGCTGGAGGAGTCGCTCGAGGAGAAGGGGAGGGTACTGCGCGAGGGTGAGATGAACGACGCCCTGGCCAGGGACCGCGTCGACGTGACCCTGCCCGGGCGAATAATGCCCACCGGCACCCGCCACCTGTTGTCGCGCATCATCACCGAGATCGAGGACATCTTCATCGGCATGGGTTACAGGGTGGTGGAGGGCCCGGAGGTCGAACTGGACTACTACAACTTCGAGGCCCTGAACACGCCGGCCTGGCACCCGTCCAAGTCCCTCTCTGACACCTTCTACGTGGACGTGCCGGGCAGCGGAAGAAACGATATCCTGCTGCGTACCCACACATCTCCCGTGCAGATAAGGGTAATGGAGAAGACCCCTCCTCCCCTCTACGTCATCGCCTCCGGCAAGGCCTACCGCCGTGACGTCCCTGACGCCACCCACACCCCCATGTTCCACCAGGTGGAGGGACTTGCGGTGGACGAGGGCATCAGCCTGGGCGACCTCAAGGGGACCTTGGAGGTCTTCGCGAGACGAATGTTCGGAGAGGAGCGCGACGTGCGCTTCCGCCCTCACTTCTTCCCCTTCACCGAGCCCAGCGCCGAGGTGGACATCTCCTGCAACATCTGCGGCGGTCACGGCTGCAAGGTATGTGGGGGAACGGGCTGGCTGGAGATCCTGGGGTGCGGCATGGTCGATCCCAACGTCTTCGGCTACGTGGGGTACGACCCCGAGGAGATAAGCGGCTTCGCATTCGGCATGGGGGTGGAACGCATCGCCCTGCTAAAGTACGGGGTGCCGGACATAAGGTATTTCTTCGATAACGACCTGCGCCTGCTCAGGCAGTATTAG
- the pheT gene encoding phenylalanine--tRNA ligase subunit beta has protein sequence MRVSLQWLNDYVDLSAGAEELAEMLTASGTAVDGIERLGEEHDQFIVGRVLEVRPHPSADRLTLCRVDVGGEVADIVCGAPNVREGIYSPVAPPGSRLPDGTVIKEAKIRGVSSGGMLLSEMELGISEEAAGIMLLEGEPRAGARLSDVLETQDTVLDLEITPNRPDCLCMLGVAREVAALTGQELRYPAFTLREVGPPASDEVKVEILDPMLCSRYVAKVIEQVKIGPSPWWMRRRLQAAGVRPINNVVDVTNYVMLELGQPLHAFDLDLVRDGHIIVRRSEDGESMTTLDGLKRELTPDDLLICDPSGPVAMAGVMGGENTEVGGGTTRILLESAHFDPANIMRTSRTHDLPSEASYRFERGVDPSGCLRAADRAAFLMGELAEGVIRPGAVDARARVIEPVLLELRNDRAARLIGIELESAKTADLLNSISLEVKEIREAGGDTVLSVEVPTFRPDLEREIDLVEEVARLYGYGRIEPTLPKTSSNVGVLTGGQRKRREIADALAGMGLHEAVTLAFISPRWLEVLDAAGEYLPTARVSLRNAISDEMSVMRPSLLPGLLEAVSFNINRRVMDVHLFEVGRVFLTAEGEVLPQETERLGCALAGKWLPKQWDREAEDAGFFAVKGVLEALFSILHIEGPSLRRERLPFLHPTQSCAVSIGGSDVGFLGLIHPGVAERVDLPTDTAVLEIDLAPLIAASLFTPPYRDIPRFPSIQMDLAIVVGEGVDAGDAEEVIWGAGGELLREVRLFDLYRGEQLRAGEKSLAYSMTFYALDRTLRDDEARSACDVIIAALEKNLGARLR, from the coding sequence ATGCGTGTTTCATTACAATGGCTAAACGACTACGTGGACCTCTCCGCCGGGGCGGAAGAACTGGCGGAGATGCTCACCGCCTCCGGTACGGCGGTGGACGGCATCGAGCGCCTGGGCGAGGAGCATGACCAGTTCATCGTGGGGCGGGTACTCGAGGTGAGGCCTCACCCCTCCGCCGACCGCCTCACCCTGTGCCGGGTGGACGTGGGCGGAGAGGTGGCGGATATCGTGTGCGGCGCCCCCAACGTGAGGGAGGGGATCTACTCGCCGGTGGCGCCGCCCGGGTCTAGGCTGCCTGACGGCACCGTCATCAAGGAGGCCAAGATACGCGGCGTCTCCTCGGGGGGAATGCTCCTCTCCGAGATGGAGCTGGGTATCAGCGAGGAGGCGGCCGGTATCATGTTGCTGGAAGGGGAACCGCGGGCGGGAGCGAGGCTCTCCGATGTCCTGGAGACGCAGGACACCGTCCTCGACCTGGAGATCACCCCCAACCGGCCTGACTGCCTGTGTATGCTGGGGGTAGCCCGCGAGGTAGCCGCCCTAACCGGCCAGGAACTGAGGTACCCGGCCTTCACGTTGCGTGAGGTGGGGCCTCCGGCCTCGGACGAGGTGAAGGTGGAGATCCTCGACCCCATGCTTTGTTCCCGCTACGTGGCCAAGGTGATCGAGCAGGTGAAGATAGGCCCTTCTCCCTGGTGGATGCGGCGCAGGCTGCAGGCTGCCGGTGTGCGCCCCATAAACAACGTGGTGGACGTGACCAACTATGTCATGCTTGAGCTTGGACAGCCCCTGCACGCCTTCGACCTCGACCTGGTGCGGGATGGCCACATCATCGTCAGGCGGTCGGAAGACGGCGAGTCCATGACCACCCTCGACGGCCTGAAGCGGGAACTCACCCCGGACGACCTGCTTATCTGCGACCCCTCTGGACCGGTGGCCATGGCGGGCGTGATGGGAGGAGAGAACACCGAGGTTGGAGGCGGCACCACCAGGATCCTGCTGGAGTCGGCCCACTTCGACCCCGCAAACATCATGCGCACCTCGCGCACCCATGACCTGCCCTCGGAGGCCTCGTACCGGTTCGAGCGGGGGGTAGACCCGAGTGGCTGCCTGCGAGCCGCCGACCGTGCAGCCTTCCTCATGGGAGAGCTGGCGGAGGGCGTTATAAGGCCGGGGGCCGTGGACGCGCGGGCCAGGGTCATCGAGCCCGTTTTACTGGAATTGAGAAACGACCGCGCCGCCCGGCTCATCGGCATCGAGCTGGAGAGTGCGAAGACGGCGGATCTGCTCAACTCCATCTCGCTCGAGGTGAAAGAGATCAGGGAGGCCGGAGGAGATACCGTACTCAGCGTGGAGGTGCCCACTTTCCGCCCCGACCTGGAAAGGGAGATCGACCTGGTTGAGGAGGTGGCCCGCCTCTACGGCTACGGCCGCATAGAACCCACCCTGCCGAAGACTTCCTCCAATGTCGGAGTTCTCACCGGTGGCCAGAGGAAACGCCGGGAGATAGCTGACGCCCTCGCGGGCATGGGCCTTCACGAGGCGGTAACCCTGGCCTTTATCTCTCCACGCTGGCTGGAGGTCCTGGACGCCGCCGGTGAATACCTGCCCACCGCGCGTGTCAGCCTGCGCAATGCCATCAGCGATGAGATGTCGGTAATGCGGCCGTCCCTGCTGCCCGGTCTGCTCGAAGCCGTCTCTTTCAATATCAACCGGCGGGTGATGGACGTGCATCTCTTCGAGGTCGGAAGGGTTTTCCTGACAGCGGAAGGAGAGGTCCTGCCCCAAGAGACGGAGAGGCTGGGTTGCGCCCTGGCCGGTAAGTGGCTCCCCAAGCAGTGGGACCGAGAGGCCGAGGACGCTGGCTTTTTCGCCGTCAAAGGGGTCCTGGAAGCCCTGTTCTCTATCCTCCATATCGAAGGGCCGTCCCTACGGCGGGAGAGGCTGCCTTTCCTTCACCCCACACAGTCATGCGCCGTCAGCATTGGCGGCAGCGATGTCGGTTTCCTGGGGCTCATCCACCCGGGTGTGGCTGAACGGGTCGACCTGCCCACGGACACGGCGGTGCTGGAGATCGACCTCGCGCCTCTCATCGCGGCCTCACTGTTTACTCCCCCTTACCGGGATATACCGCGATTTCCATCCATACAGATGGACCTGGCGATAGTGGTGGGCGAGGGAGTAGACGCGGGGGATGCCGAGGAGGTCATCTGGGGCGCCGGAGGAGAGCTGCTGCGCGAGGTGCGCCTCTTCGACCTCTATCGCGGGGAACAGCTGCGGGCGGGGGAGAAGAGCCTGGCATACAGCATGACCTTCTACGCACTGGACCGCACCCTGCGCGACGATGAGGCAAGGTCCGCCTGCGACGTCATCATCGCCGCCCTGGAAAAGAACCTGGGCGCTAGGCTGCGCTAG